One Streptomyces umbrinus genomic window, ACGCTCTCGCAGGCAAGGTCATCGTCGACATCAGCAATCCCTTCAATTCCACGTTCGACGGGCTAGCTCACCGCGAGGAGACCTCGATCGCGCAGGAAGTCGCCAAGGTCGCCCCGGTCGGCGCCAGCGTGGTGAAGGCGTTCAACACCGTCTTCCGTCATGTCCTGGAGAAGGGTCGGCCCGACGTCTTCATCGCTGGCGATAATGCGCAGGCCAAGGCAAGTGTGGAGGCGTTCATCGAGAGCCTCGGGCTGCGCCCGCTGGACGTCGGCGGCCTGAAAATGGCGCACTGGCTGGAAGGAGCGGGCGTGGTCACGGTGGGCCTCGCCAACCACGGGGTGGGGAACTTGGACTTCGCCCTCAGCATCACCGAACTTCCCATCTGAGCTAGCTCTGAGCGGCACACTCCCCGCCGACAAGATGAAGGAGGGCTCGGAAGACGATCGCAGTCCTCCTGCGCGGCTACGCGCCCTGAGCCACTGACTGGCATGCTTGGGGCGCTAAGCGCCAATCTGGAGCCGGTTGCCGAGAGAGAGTCGCACCGCTCAATCTCATGTGTCCGTCGAGCGTCCTCGCCGACCTCGGCTCTTGCCGCAGGCCGGTCGGCAGAGCCAACGGAGCTCGAAGACGCGCTAGTTCAGAGAAGTCACCAGACCGAACGAAATAGCGCCTGACCATACAGTTCGGGGCACGACGAACCTCCGTGAACGGCCCCGAGGCATTCAGCCTACGAGCGGAGTCCCGCGCTGGCACACCCGCCGCCGACCCCTTCGGGGTTCGCCGCGCGCCGGGGGAGAGGCCGGGCCAGCATGGATGCATGTTCTGGCATCGGCGTTCATGGGCCACGGTTGCGGTGACCTGCCTGTTTGTGGCTCCGGCTGCGTGCTCGGCCGATAGCGGGACGGAATCGGGCGGCAGGTCGGGCGAGGCGTCATCGAGCAGCGCAACGGGTGACGGCACCACTGCGCCGCCGTCCTTGAGCGCGAGCGCAGGTGCGCCCCCGGGTGCACAGGTGCTCGGTACGGTGCAGCAGGGCGAGCCCTTCGAGGTGACAGTCCTGGCCTCGAATACCGCCGACGATCCAGAACGGTAAAGGTTCACCGTGGACCGCGTGGTGTGCGGCAAGCCGTTGGACCCGGCGGTGATGGCCCACGCCGCGCAATCGGTCGGAGCTCCCACTGCCACCCCGGCCCCGGAGACCGGCAGGCAGTTCTGCGTCCTGTCCATGCAGGCCGTCAACGTCGGAAAGAGCATGGCGGTCTGGGACGCCGACAACACCGTGAGCCTGAACGTGGGGGACATCCGGTACACGCAATCGCAGAAGGACGCCAGCTACTCCTCGGACTATGCGCAGTACTGGAACGACAGAGGCGAGGTAGCGCCCACGTTCGGCCTCAACCCAGGCAGCCAGGGACCGGTGCACGGTGTGTTCCAAATCCCGGCCGGTGACAAACCGACCAGTGTCTGGGTCAGCTCGGGAACGGCCATCGAGACGATCGATGGAGTGGAGCCGGGACACCTCGTACTGCTCAAGTGAGGAGGTCGGGCACGCAGGCCTTGCCGGTCAGCCCGCTGGTGTGCGGGTGTTGTTGAAGCGGACGCCGGTGTCCCAGTTCTCACGGGCGGTGGTCATGCACCAGTGGCACAGGGGCAGGCCTCCGCTGCCGTATCTGTGGGTGTTGCGCTGGCAGCCGGAGCAGGGGCCGACCAGGCTGCTGGAGCAGGTGAAGGTGGACGGGTCCGGCTCACTGATCGGCGGCGGGAAAGTACTGGTCATCAGGGACAGCCTGTTCTGGGGGAGGGACGGGTGCAGTGCAGTGAACGTGACCGGAGGGGGCCGGGCCGGTCAGCGCGCCGTAGCGGAGACGGCCGGGCGGGTGGGTAAGTCGAGGATGTCCAGGGCGGTGTCGGGCTGGCAATGGCTGCAGGCCCGCACTCCTGAGGCGAGGAGCCGGCGGGCTTCGTCACGGCCCACCGGGCGCCGTCGTTTGCCGACGGCGTAGCAGCCGCCCATGTGGACCTCGATGGGCGGCCGTCCGTCGCCGATGCCGAGTTCGACGATCCACTCCGGCTCCGCGGGCCGGGCCTGCCGCCCGTGCTGCTGCTCGGCTTCCCGCTTCTGAAGGGCGGCGATCTTGTCGTCGATGCGCTGCAGCCACATGGCGTGCCAGACCCTCATTCTGTGGAATCAGCTTTGTCAAGCGAGGCCAGCAAGCTGCCCAGCGGAGCCTTGCGGGATCAGCGTTTTGATCTTCGTGTTTCACAAACGGTCGGTGTCTGGCGGCCGAGCCGTCCCCTCCGTCTCTTCCTGCCAGCGGACGAGGTCCTGTTGAGCTTGGAGGGTGTCGGGGTGGTCAGGACCGAGGAAGCGGAGCATGTCAGCGACGAGTTGTTTCAGTTCGCTGGCAGCTGCGACGGGATCCCCCGCCATGCCACGCCAGTGGGAGAGATCGCGTCGACTGAAGTTCCCCCCGCGAACTGGACAGCGGGTGTTTACGCTGCCGGGGCGAGGTTCTGCCTGAGCAGGGATCTCGTTTCGAGCGGGGTGACGTACCCGTAGTCGGGGTGCCGACGGAGTCGGCTGCGGTTGTACTCGACCTCGATGTAGCGGAAAACGTCGGCCCGGGCCGCCTCGCGGGTCTCCCACACGGTCGTCCCGATCTCCGCTTTCAGGATGGCGAACCAGCTTTCCGCGGCGGCGTTATCGTAACAAGAGCCGACGCGTCCCATCGACTGCCTCATGCGCAACTTGCCTATTTCGGTGCGGAATTCGTCACTCGTGTATTCACTGCCGCGATCCGTGTGCATGATGCAGCGGTACTCCAGGCCGCCACGCCCGGCCGCCATCCGCAGGGCAGCGACCGGCAGCTCGGCGCGGTGGTGGTCGGCCATCGCCCAGCCGACCTGAAGTTCCCCCCGCGAACTGGACAGCGGGTGTTTACGCTGCCGGGGCGAGGTTCTGCCTGAGCAGGGATCTCGTTTCGAGCGGGGTGACGTACCCGTAGTCGGGGTGCCGACGGAGTCGGCTGCGGTTGTACTCGACCTCGATGTAGCGGAAAACGTCGGCCCGGGCCGCCTCGCGGGTCTCCCACACGGTCGTCCCGATCTCCGCTTTCAGGATGGCGAACCAGCTTTCCGCGGCGGCGTTATCGTAACAAGAGCCGACGCGTCCCATCGACTGCCTCATGCGCAACTTGCCTATTTCGGTGCGGAATTCGTCACTCGTGTATTCACTGCCGCGATCCGTGTGCATGATGCAGCGGTACTCCAGGCCGCCACGCCCGGCCGCCATCCGCAGGGCAGCGACCGGCAGCTCGGCGCGGTGGTGGTCGGCCATCGCCCAGCCGACCACCTCCCGCGTCGCGAGATCGATGCAGGTCGCCAGATACAACTTGCCTTCCAGCGTGACAAGTTCGGTCATGTCTCCGACCAAGCGCATCCCGGGCCGGGGTGCGGTGAAGTCCCGGCCGATCAGGTCGAGCGCGAACACCGCCCGCTTCGCCTGCCGGGTCAGGCCCCGACGCCGGCGGCGGGTGATCCCGGCGATCCGGTGTTTGCGCATCAGCCGCTCGACCTTCTTGGAGTTCACCGCCCGCCCGGCCCGCCGCAGGGCGGCGTGGACACGCGGGGCCCCGTAGGCACCGCGAGATCCGGCATGCAGCACCCGGATCTCGCCCACCAGCACCTCCTCGGCCCGCTCCCGCACCGCCCGGGCCGGCCCTGCCGCCCTGTGCGCGTAGTAGGTGGAACGGGACACCCCCAGCACACGGCACAGAAACGCAACGCTGTGACCTGCGAGATTCCCCTCCGATGCCTTCTCCGCATCGATGAGGTGACACCGTGCCGCGGTGCCTACCTCATCTTGTCCTGAGCGAAGAAGGCGGTCGCTTTTCCCAGAACCTCGATCGTGGCCTCCTGCTCGCGGACCTTCCGCCGCAGCCGGACCAGCTCCTCACGCTCCGCAGTGGTCAAAGCCCCGGCGGGCCCCTCACCGCGGTCGATCTTCGCCTGCTTCACCCACCCGCGCAGCCCTTCCGGACTCACGCCCAGATCCCTCGCCACCTCGGTGACCGTCTTCTCCGAGGACAACGCCAAGGCGACCGCGTCCCGCTTGAACTCGGCCGTGTACCGCTTACTCATGTTGCTCTTCTGGCTCACTACCTGTGACTGCTTCCTCCGGGACCATCCGTCCCAGTATCAAGCTGTCCGACCGGCAGGGGGAACCTCACCCCGCCCATACCGGCCAGCACCCGGCCGGTTGGGACTTGGTGCAGCACAGTAGTGCCGCCGTCTTCGACCACGGCTCGCAGTTGGTCCACCTCGGCACGGTGTTGGAAGGACTGGGCCCTGGGTGGGATGACACCGACTTGGTGCGGCATCCCGGCGGGCTGGCGAGGGGCGCGCTGCTGCACGATGGTCAGCTGCTCCGCGCTCACTAGGTGGACGTAGCCCGTGACAGCGAGTCCGCCCGTCGAGGCGGTTGCGTCTCCGGTTTCAGACACCTGTACCGGGGCGGCAGGGATGAGGTTCCCCCGTCATGCGGGAGCCGCTGATCAGCTCGTCAGCAGGGGGTGACGGGTGTTCAGATTCGCTGGTTCGGCCGTCGCCTGCTCGGCGTAGTACTTCTCCTCGAACTCGATCGGGCTGAGGAAGCCGAGCCGTTCCTGGATGCGGCGGGAGTTATAGAAGCCGTCGACGTACTCGAAGAGCGCGAGATTCACCTCGGCCCTCGTGGTGAAGGTGCGGCCGCGGAGGCCCTCGGTTTTGATGAGCATCCAGAGGTTCTCCGCGAGCGCGTTGTCGTACGAGTCCCCGACCGAACCCATGGACGCCTCAACTCCCGCCCGCATGAGCCGGGTTGTGAGCTTGATGGACGTATATTGACAGCCGTGGTCGGCGTGGTGAATGAGCTTGCCCGGCTCGACCTCGCGGGACGCGAGCGCGTACTCCAGCGTGGTCAGGACCAGGTCGGCGTCCGCGCGGGCGGAGGTCTCCCACGCGACGACCCGGCGGGAGAACGCGTCGCGGATCGCGGACAGCCACAACGGCCCCTCGCCGGTGGAGATCATCGTGAGGTCGGTGACCCACAACCGGTTCGGCGCCGGTGCGGTGAAGTCTCTGTTGACCAGGTCCGGGGCCAGGGTGGCCTTCGGGTCCCGGCGCGTGAAGCCCTTCCGTCGCGGGCTCACACCCGCGAGGTCGGCCTCACGCATCAGGCGCTCGACCCGTTTGCGGCCCACCGGGGTGCCCTCGCGTTTCAGCACGGCGTGCACGCGCGGAGAGCCGTAGACGCCGGTGGAGTCGGCGTGGATCTCCTTGATCCGCTCGGTCAGCTCGACGTCGCGACGCCGCCGTTCGCAGGGCTCCTTCTCTGCGCGGCGCCAGCGGTAGTAGGTGGAGGAGGGGATGTGGAGTTCCCGAAGTACGCACTCGACTCCCAGGCGGGGATGCTCGTCGACGAGCGCCGTCACCTGGGCCGGGTCGGGTCGAGTTGCGCCGCGAAAAACGCCGAGGCCGTCCGCAGGACGTCGTTGGCTCGCTTGAGCTGGGTGTTCTCCTTGCGCAGGGCCGTGAGTTCGGCGCGTTCGTCGCTGGTGAGACGGTCGTCGCGCTCGCCGGCGTCCGCCTCGGCCTGGCGGATCCAGCCACGCAGGGCCTCCGGGTGCACGCCGAGGTCGACGGCCAGCTTCTTGATCTGGGGCTTCGGCTCAGCGGTGCGATACATACGTACCGCACGCTCACGCAACTCGAGCGAGTATTTCCGGGGTGCAGCCATGGTCACAGGTCCTCTCATGAGTCCCATCTGACCTGCTGTCAACTTCCTCCGCATCCCGGGGGAACCTCAGGACGGCGGGGCCACGGAAACCAGTCACTGCTGTTGCCCCAGTTGCGCCGTCCGCGTTTCCGGTCTCGGTCACCGCCACTTGTGCGTCGGTGATGTCCCGAGGATCCTTTGCGTGCTTGTCTCCTCTGCTCACGCGACGGCCCCCTCTTCGCCTGCGCCGGATACTCAGCTGTAGTCGATGCCGCTGACAGCGCTGCTGCCATCGCCGCTGGCGGTGGCGTTCCCAGTCTGTTCCGCCTTCGCGGACCCGCTGCTTTCCCGCCGATGCCTTATGCCCGTCACAGCCGTGCCTCCGCCACTTGCTTCTGCCTGCCCGGTCCCGACGACCACGTTGTCCGCATGGTTGTCCGGGCGTTGAAACAAGGCCCAGATCAGGGCCACGATGCCGACGGCGGCCTGGATGGTGGCCCCAGCCAACTGGCCGGCATCCGGACTGCTCAGCAGCCAGACGGCCGGGGTTGAGAGGATCGCGACTGCGGCCACGATGATGATGGTGACCTTCCAGGGATTCGACACGTGGCCCTTCCTCTCGGGTTCCGCGGAGGGATCAGGCCCAGTCCAGCGCACCGGTGCTGCGTGGCTGTTCCTACATTAAGTACCCACCGCATTCTGTCAGTTCAGGCAAAGTGCGGTAAATCCCCATGACTTTCTCAGAGTCAGGATTGAGGCGTATCGCCGCATCGGACTTCGATGATCGGCAGCAGTTGACGTGGGGTGGGGCCGGACGGAGTGGGGACGTCCGCTAGACGCTCCAACAGCCGGTCCAGCGAGGCCTGGCCGTCGTCGACCGCGGCCTGCTCTTCGTCTGTAAGCGGGATGGTGGAGAGCATGCGTTGGAGGTTCTCTTTCGCTTCCAGGAGCTGGCCTTTGCTGGAGTCCTTGGGTGCGTAGAAGTCGCAGCGGGCGCAGGCCATGCGGTGCGGGCACTGCTCGAAGAACGAGTAGGTGCAGTAGCCGTGTCCCAGGTCGTAGTGCTGCCACGGTTCGCCGGCTGCTGCGGCGCCTGATTCGACTGCTTCGCGGTCGACGAGGACTTCGATGGTGCGTACGTTCCGGGCGAAGTATCCGGCGTCTTTGTAGGCCTTGGTCAGCGTGTTGGGGCTGATCTTCGCGTAGTGCTGGGTGGATTCCGGTGATCGGTGGCCGAGCCAGGCCTGCAGTTCGAACAGGGTCATGGGTTCTTTGGCGTTGTACAGCTGGCTGGCGATGGTGGAGCGGGCCCGGTGGCTGGTGATGCTGCCGCGGACGTCGGCTGCTGGGACGCCGGCTTTGCGGCAGAGCATGGGGATGATGGTGCTGTTGATGTAGCCGCTTGAGATGGCGCGGGCCCGGATGGAGAACAGGAAGTCGACCTGTTCTCCGGTTCGTCTGTCGGTCCGTTTCGGCTGGTCCGGCCGGAGCGATTCCCAGGCGTTGATCGCCTGTCCGAGTAGTGGATCGACCGGCTTGGTGAACGCTGTGCCGGTCTTGTGAGCGGGTACGTCCAGCAGACAGACAGCATCCCTGGCGAGAATCTGCGCCGCGTTGCCGACGACGGGAGCGCCGTCGTGCTGCCACCGGACGCATCCCAGACGCAGGCGCGCGATCTCATTGCTGCGCTGACCGGAGAACAACCAGGTCAGAGTGATGGCCCGAACCAGCTCAACGGGGTAGACCAAGCCGGCTCTGCCGTGCGGCATGTCGGCGGTCTCAAGGTTGAGGCCGGCCCACAGCAGCTTGGCCCAGATCCCGTCGGCGATTACGCGCGGCCGGGGGCCGATCATGGCATTGATGCTGCGTGGCAGGGTGAATGCCCGGATGGGGTCGAACCTGCGGGGCAGCCACTCCCAGTCGTGAATGTCGCGGAAGAAGACCCTCACAGCGCGGATGAGGCCGGCCTTCGTTTCGGCTTGGAGCGGCTGACCGAGGCGCTCTTGGAAACTGCTGGTGCGCACGACGTAGTCGCCGATCTTCATACGGTCGACGGCCGTGATCCAGGCCGCGCACGTCTGCCGCGTCCACACAGCGGGATCAGCGGCTTCCGGCTGCTCCGCGGCAATCCACCGGCCGGTCTTCAGTAGCGCCGCCCGGCTGTGGAGGCGGGAACGGTGCGTCATGGTGGTCGTGGCTGTCCACCGTTCCACCCACTCGGCCCATACCGGTGGGGCCCCGGCGTGGCTGACTACCTCAGACGTGGAGCGCAGGGCCGGCGGATCGCAGAAGCCGAGTGCGGCCCCGCCCCGTTGCACCGCGAAGAGGGTCCGCATACCTCCCTCAGTCAGGAGGTCCTCTCGCCGGACACGATCAAAGAACGGCGTAGTGAGGTCACTGTTGTGAGGGCTACGGTTGATCAGGAAGAGTTGGCTCATCACCGAGGGCACGCCCTTGTCGTGTTCCTGGCCATACTGGTAGCCCCAGCCAGTCAGCACGGCACGGACGCGCCCGATCTCCTTTGGGTGCGGATCCTCTGAAGTGACGGTCGGGATCAAGCTGTGAGGCTGTACTTCTGCTGGTCGGGGCCGGGGTAAAGGCGTTGATGTTCGCGGGCCGCGTGGAAGACCCAGTAGTTGTCGAAGTCGCCGTTCGTGATCAGTGTGCGGAGTTGGAGGACGGCTTCGGCGCCGTCGAGTCCCCAGCGGGCGCCGGTGATGTCGAGGCGGTCGGCGATCAGGTGGCGGCAGGCGCCTTCGACGGCGCCGGTGGCGATCGGCCAGCCGGCCGCGAGGGCGGTGTCGTAGTGAAGCTGATCGAGGTGGCCGGTGAGGTAGCGGTGGCAGGTGGTGACTGCCTCGCGGCGGGCGGCGGGAAGCCGTTCGGCTGCGGCCTGGGCGGTCATCTCGGTGGCGGCGCGCTCGGCATGTCCGGCGAGGATCGCGGTGAGTTTGTCCGTGGCCCAGGTCTCAGCCGCACGGCTGCCGGGCGGATGGAAAGCATGCGCTGCTGTCCAGCAGTACTCGGCGACATGGACGAAGTCGAGCAGGACGTTGAGGTGGATGCCGCGGCGGGCGGCTTCGGCTTGGATCAGGTCGAGTTGGTGGCGGGCGCCGTCGACGAGCACGATCCAGTCCCGCAGCTGCTGCGGGTCGCGGGCCTCGGCCTGTCCGAAGGCGTCGGCGACGACCTGTTCCGGAGGACGGATCACCGAGGCGGTGCACCATTTCTGTTCCGCTTTCGGGCCCGGCCTCGGCGGCCGGGCCTGGCTGCGACCGCCGGGCGGGTGCACGATGTCGTGCGGCCGGCGCGGGGCGGGCACGATGTCGAAGATGCAGGCCACGGTCGCCATGCGCTTGCGATTGGGCTTCTCCCCCGGAGCCAGGCGTCCGCGCCGTCCGGCCGCCGCGCTCTTGGCCGCGGCCCGGCGGGTGGCCTCGCGCAGGGCTTCGGGCCGCATCACCACCCCCTTGCCGTCGACCTGGATGACCAGCGGCATCCCGCGGGTGCACGGCGTGGGGATCTTCACCGTGTAGTAGGCGGCGATGTCGACGGCGGCAGCGACCACCAGCTCTTTGAGACGGCGCTTGCCCAGCACCTTCCCGCAGCGTCGCTCGATCGCGGCCTGGGCCTGGTCGAACGAGCCGCGAACCGCCTCCAGAACCGCGAGGCGGGCAAGCCCGCGGGAGTGCCGGCCGGCGGGGAGCGACAAGTGGGCATCCGCCGGGTGCACGTTGGACACGCCCCGGCCGCGATAGGCGATCCTGTTCACCCGGACCGGCCCGAACACGCAGGTCAGCCAGCGGGGGTGGTTGCTCTCCCGCCAGGTCCGCGTCTGTCCTTCCGGCCCGCGCACCGCCGGTTGCCCTGCGTTGATACGGGCGTCCGCTTCTTCCGTCCTCGCCCGCGCATCGAGGTGATCCTGCATCAACTGCCGCAGCAACTCGCGCCCTTGCTGTTCGAGCAGTTCCTCCAGCTCGTCGTGGGCCATGCTTTGCGCCGGGTCGTCGGCCAGCGTCGAGACAAGGCGTTCGAAGGCACCACGGGAGGCGGCATACTCATCAGGCCCGGACAAGGCGTCATAGGGTTCCATCTGGGGCTCTTCTTCGGCTCTTCTTGCGGTTCGTTTGGTTGGCACCTTCGAATCTACGGAGAAGAGCCCCTTGGTCACCGGGAGTTGACCCGGCCGGTGTCCCCGTCGTGGCGAGCGAGGGTGAACCGTCCCGGTGCGTCCTCGTCCAGCCAGCCCCGCTCCACCAGACGCTTCAGCTTTCCCCGTGTCCCCTCGATCTTCGCCGTGGTGGCCTCCAACCCGATCCGCGGCACGATCTGCTTGGCCTGCAACGGACCTGGAGCATCAGCGACGATCTCCACGATGTCCCGGTACACGTCCGGCAGCACTTGAACGACCAGGCCCTCCCGCCACGGCGGCACGGCCATCACTCCGATGCCGTGAGGCGCCGGCGCCTTGGGGTCCGGCGCATCGCGCGCCTCCGCTTCCGGCGCTGCCTGGGCGGCCGACAACTCCGCGAGCACTTGCGCGACGGTCTCCCGCGTGATCTCCAACCGCGACAGATCCGCCCGGGCCTTCTCCAGCCGGACGGCCAACTCCGCAGCCTCGGCCTGGAGTTCTTCCACCCGCTGTCGAGCCGCGGCCTCCCGCGCCTGGAGCTCTTCCGGCAACGACACCATCGCGCCCACCTCCACCCCGCCACGGTAGGAGTACGACGGCACCGCTCACACGTCAATCAGCGTCTTCCCAGCTCAGCTGCCCCTCGAAAGGATCCGCACCCGTCTGACTTGTTCCATGCCATCTCGTCCCACGCCTTGCCCGGCGGATGGCCGTACTCGTTGAAATCGGGGTCGCCGCGCTGGCAGAGGAACACGATCAGCACAATGGCCCGAACGGGACGAACCCCAGGAACCACCACCAGCCGCTCCGGTTCCTGTCGTGCAATCTGCGTACGAAGACGCCCAGCGTCGGCACGATGAGTGCCAGCCAGACGAACGCGACGACCGGGGAATCCAGTTGGACGGTGAGGTCGATGCTCGGGATGTAGCAGAGCACGCAGAAGAGAAGGAACCACCAGTACTCCGACCGCGAGGCCCGGCCCTTCCAGTCGACGGCCTTCGTCAGACCGTGTACGACCGCCTGCTTGAACCTCATCTCCCACCTCCCTCACCCGATCCGTGCGGGCAACGTAGGACGCTTCGCCGGGACCCCTCCC contains:
- a CDS encoding tyrosine-type recombinase/integrase gives rise to the protein MIPTVTSEDPHPKEIGRVRAVLTGWGYQYGQEHDKGVPSVMSQLFLINRSPHNSDLTTPFFDRVRREDLLTEGGMRTLFAVQRGGAALGFCDPPALRSTSEVVSHAGAPPVWAEWVERWTATTTMTHRSRLHSRAALLKTGRWIAAEQPEAADPAVWTRQTCAAWITAVDRMKIGDYVVRTSSFQERLGQPLQAETKAGLIRAVRVFFRDIHDWEWLPRRFDPIRAFTLPRSINAMIGPRPRVIADGIWAKLLWAGLNLETADMPHGRAGLVYPVELVRAITLTWLFSGQRSNEIARLRLGCVRWQHDGAPVVGNAAQILARDAVCLLDVPAHKTGTAFTKPVDPLLGQAINAWESLRPDQPKRTDRRTGEQVDFLFSIRARAISSGYINSTIIPMLCRKAGVPAADVRGSITSHRARSTIASQLYNAKEPMTLFELQAWLGHRSPESTQHYAKISPNTLTKAYKDAGYFARNVRTIEVLVDREAVESGAAAAGEPWQHYDLGHGYCTYSFFEQCPHRMACARCDFYAPKDSSKGQLLEAKENLQRMLSTIPLTDEEQAAVDDGQASLDRLLERLADVPTPSGPTPRQLLPIIEVRCGDTPQS
- a CDS encoding DUF6233 domain-containing protein produces the protein MRVWHAMWLQRIDDKIAALQKREAEQQHGRQARPAEPEWIVELGIGDGRPPIEVHMGGCYAVGKRRRPVGRDEARRLLASGVRACSHCQPDTALDILDLPTRPAVSATAR
- a CDS encoding IS3 family transposase, with protein sequence MTALVDEHPRLGVECVLRELHIPSSTYYRWRRAEKEPCERRRRDVELTERIKEIHADSTGVYGSPRVHAVLKREGTPVGRKRVERLMREADLAGVSPRRKGFTRRDPKATLAPDLVNRDFTAPAPNRLWVTDLTMISTGEGPLWLSAIRDAFSRRVVAWETSARADADLVLTTLEYALASREVEPGKLIHHADHGCQYTSIKLTTRLMRAGVEASMGSVGDSYDNALAENLWMLIKTEGLRGRTFTTRAEVNLALFEYVDGFYNSRRIQERLGFLSPIEFEEKYYAEQATAEPANLNTRHPLLTS
- a CDS encoding transposase, with the protein product MSKRYTAEFKRDAVALALSSEKTVTEVARDLGVSPEGLRGWVKQAKIDRGEGPAGALTTAEREELVRLRRKVREQEATIEVLGKATAFFAQDKMR
- a CDS encoding DUF805 domain-containing protein encodes the protein MRFKQAVVHGLTKAVDWKGRASRSEYWWFLLFCVLCYIPSIDLTVQLDSPVVAFVWLALIVPTLGVFVRRLHDRNRSGWWWFLGFVPFGPLC
- a CDS encoding NADPH-dependent F420 reductase, whose amino-acid sequence is MSNISIIGTGNMARTIGARAVAGGNTVEVMGRDQSKAADLAKALGDGTTTGEWGTVPAGGIVIVALLYDGVVPVVAEYGDALAGKVIVDISNPFNSTFDGLAHREETSIAQEVAKVAPVGASVVKAFNTVFRHVLEKGRPDVFIAGDNAQAKASVEAFIESLGLRPLDVGGLKMAHWLEGAGVVTVGLANHGVGNLDFALSITELPI
- a CDS encoding IS3 family transposase, which codes for MADHHRAELPVAALRMAAGRGGLEYRCIMHTDRGSEYTSDEFRTEIGKLRMRQSMGRVGSCYDNAAAESWFAILKAEIGTTVWETREAARADVFRYIEVEYNRSRLRRHPDYGYVTPLETRSLLRQNLAPAA
- a CDS encoding ISKra4 family transposase — its product is MEPYDALSGPDEYAASRGAFERLVSTLADDPAQSMAHDELEELLEQQGRELLRQLMQDHLDARARTEEADARINAGQPAVRGPEGQTRTWRESNHPRWLTCVFGPVRVNRIAYRGRGVSNVHPADAHLSLPAGRHSRGLARLAVLEAVRGSFDQAQAAIERRCGKVLGKRRLKELVVAAAVDIAAYYTVKIPTPCTRGMPLVIQVDGKGVVMRPEALREATRRAAAKSAAAGRRGRLAPGEKPNRKRMATVACIFDIVPAPRRPHDIVHPPGGRSQARPPRPGPKAEQKWCTASVIRPPEQVVADAFGQAEARDPQQLRDWIVLVDGARHQLDLIQAEAARRGIHLNVLLDFVHVAEYCWTAAHAFHPPGSRAAETWATDKLTAILAGHAERAATEMTAQAAAERLPAARREAVTTCHRYLTGHLDQLHYDTALAAGWPIATGAVEGACRHLIADRLDITGARWGLDGAEAVLQLRTLITNGDFDNYWVFHAAREHQRLYPGPDQQKYSLTA
- a CDS encoding transposase, which encodes MAAPRKYSLELRERAVRMYRTAEPKPQIKKLAVDLGVHPEALRGWIRQAEADAGERDDRLTSDERAELTALRKENTQLKRANDVLRTASAFFAAQLDPTRPR